The following proteins come from a genomic window of Meles meles chromosome 1, mMelMel3.1 paternal haplotype, whole genome shotgun sequence:
- the FAM43B gene encoding protein FAM43B, which produces MLPWRRNKFVLVEDEAKCKAKSLSPRLAYTSLLSSFLRSCPDLLPDWPLERLGRVFRSRRQKVELNKEDPTYTVWYLGNAVTLHAKGDGCTDDAVGKIWARCGPGGGTKMKLTLGPHGIRMQPCERGASGSSGGSGGRRPAHAYLLPRITYCTADGRHPRVFAWVYRHQARHKAVVLRCHAVLLARAHKARALARLLRQTALAAFSDFKRLQRQSDARHVRQQHLRAGAAAASVPRAPLRWLLNAKCAYRPPPAERGRGAPRLSSIQEEDEEEDAEAEERERPEVLSLARELRTCSLLGTPAQPPPAQPRRWKAGPRERAGQAR; this is translated from the coding sequence ATGCTGCCCTGGAGACGCAACAAATTCGTGCTGGTGGAGGACGAGGCCAAGTGCAAGGCGAAGAGCCTGAGTCCGAGACTCGCCTACACGTCGCTCCTTTCCAGCTTCCTGCGCTCCTGCCCGGACCTGCTGCCGGACTGGCCGCTGGAGCGCCTGGGCCGCGTGTTCCGCAGCCGGCGCCAGAAAGTGGAGCTCAACAAGGAAGACCCGACCTACACCGTGTGGTACCTGGGCAACGCCGTCACCCTGCACGCCAAGGGCGACGGCTGCACCGACGACGCCGTGGGCAAGATCTGGGCGCGCTGCGGGCCGGGCGGGGGCACCAAGATGAAGCTGACGCTGGGGCCGCACGGCATCCGCATGCAGCCGTGCGAGCGCGGCGCCTCGGGAAGCTCTGGGGGCTCGGGGGGCCGCCGGCCGGCGCACGCCTACCTGCTGCCGCGCATCACCTACTGCACAGCGGACGGGCGCCACCCGCGCGTCTTCGCCTGGGTCTACCGCCACCAGGCGCGCCACAAGGCCGTGGTACTGCGCTGCCACGCCGTGCTGCTGGCGCGGGCGCACAAGGCGCGCGCCCTGGCCCGCCTGCTCCGCCAGACCGCGCTGGCGGCCTTCAGCGACTTCAAGCGCCTGCAGCGCCAGAGCGACGCGCGCCACGTGCGCCAGCAGCACCTCCGCGCGGGGGCCGCCGCAGCCTCTGTGCCCCGCGCCCCGCTGCGCTGGCTGCTCAACGCCAAGTGCGCCTACCGGCCGCCGCCCGCCGAGCGCGGCCGTGGGGCGCCGCGCCTCAGCAGCATccaggaggaggacgaggaggaggacgCAGAGGCGGAGGAGCGCGAGCGGCCCGAGGTGCTCAGCCTGGCCCGGGAGCTGAGGACGTGCAGCCTGCTGGGCACCCCGGCGCAGCCGCCGCCCGCGCAGCCCCGCCGCTGGAAGGCCGGGCCCAGGGAGCGGGCGGGCCAGGCGCGCTGA